A portion of the Anoxybacillus gonensis genome contains these proteins:
- a CDS encoding adenylosuccinate synthase, translating into MSSVVVVGTQWGDEGKGKITDFLSQHAEVIARYQGGNNAGHTIVFNGEKYKLHLIPSGIFYKDKICVIGNGMVVDPKALVQELAYLHERGVSTENLRISNRAHVILPYHLKLDEVEEERKGANKIGTTKKGIGPAYMDKAARVGIRIADLLDREVFEEKLARNLAEKNVLFEKVYGVEGFKLEHILDEYYEYGQQIAKYVCDTSVVLNDALDEGRRVLFEGAQGVMLDIDQGTYPFVTSSNPVAGGVTIGAGVGPTKIKHVVGVAKAYTTRVGDGPFPTELNNEIGDRIREVGREYGTTTGRPRRVGWFDSVVVRHARRVSGITDLSLNSIDVLTGIETLKICVAYRYKGQIIEEFPASLKVLAECEPVYEELPGWTEDITGVKSLDELPTNARRYVERISQLTGIPLSIFSVGPDRSQTNVVRNVYA; encoded by the coding sequence ATGTCTTCAGTTGTTGTTGTTGGAACACAATGGGGCGATGAAGGAAAGGGTAAAATTACAGACTTTTTATCACAACATGCAGAAGTGATTGCACGATATCAGGGTGGAAATAACGCCGGACATACGATTGTATTTAACGGCGAAAAGTATAAATTACATTTAATTCCTTCTGGCATTTTTTATAAAGATAAAATTTGTGTCATTGGAAACGGAATGGTTGTTGATCCGAAAGCGCTTGTGCAAGAATTAGCGTATTTACATGAGCGTGGTGTAAGCACGGAAAATTTACGCATTAGCAACCGCGCACATGTGATCTTGCCTTATCATTTAAAGCTGGATGAAGTAGAAGAAGAACGAAAAGGGGCTAATAAAATCGGAACGACGAAAAAAGGAATTGGCCCTGCTTATATGGATAAAGCAGCACGTGTCGGCATCCGCATCGCAGATTTGCTCGACCGTGAAGTATTTGAAGAAAAATTAGCCCGTAATTTAGCGGAGAAAAACGTACTTTTTGAAAAAGTGTACGGTGTTGAAGGATTTAAATTAGAACACATTCTTGATGAATATTATGAATATGGACAACAAATTGCGAAGTATGTTTGCGATACGTCTGTCGTATTAAACGATGCGCTTGATGAAGGACGTCGTGTTTTATTTGAAGGCGCCCAAGGCGTCATGTTAGATATTGACCAAGGAACGTATCCGTTTGTTACGTCATCTAACCCGGTGGCTGGTGGGGTAACGATTGGTGCAGGTGTTGGTCCAACAAAAATTAAACATGTTGTTGGTGTAGCTAAAGCATATACAACACGTGTCGGTGATGGTCCGTTTCCAACTGAGTTAAACAATGAAATTGGTGACCGCATTCGCGAAGTAGGCCGCGAGTATGGAACGACGACAGGGCGCCCACGTCGCGTCGGTTGGTTCGATAGCGTTGTTGTTCGCCATGCCCGCCGAGTTAGCGGGATTACAGATTTATCTTTAAACTCAATCGACGTATTAACAGGTATTGAGACGTTAAAAATTTGCGTCGCTTATCGATATAAAGGACAGATCATAGAAGAGTTTCCGGCAAGCTTAAAAGTGCTAGCGGAATGCGAACCTGTATATGAAGAATTGCCAGGGTGGACAGAAGATATTACTGGCGTAAAAAGCTTAGACGAACTTCCAACTAATGCCCGCCGTTACGTTGAGCGCATTTCGCAATTGACAGGTATTCCGCTTTCTATTTTCTCTGTCGGACCAGACCGTTCTCAAACGAATGTTGTCCGTAACGTATATGCATAA
- the dnaB gene encoding replicative DNA helicase, with product MNDVFADRLPPQNIEAEQAVLGAILLEPSALTTASEILIPEDFYRAAHQKIFRTMLQLSDRGEPVDLVTVTSELADANALEEIGGVSYLTELANAVPTAANVQYYAKIVEEKSILRRLIRTATSIAQDGYTREDEVEDVLNEAERKILEVSQRKNTSGFQNIKDVLVQAYDNIEMLHNRKGEITGIPTGFIELDRMTAGFQRSDFIIVAARPSVGKTAFALNIAQNVATRTGENVAIFSLEMGAQQLVMRMLCAEGNINAQNLRTGKLTPEDWGKLTMAMGSLSNAGIFIDDTPNIRVSEIRAKCRRLKQEQGLGMVLIDYLQLIQGSGRNRENRQQEVSEISRSLKALARELDVPVIALSQLSRSVEQRQDKRPMMSDLRESGSIEQDADIVAFLYRDDYYDKESENKNIIEIIIAKQRNGPVGTVQLAFVKEYNKFVNLERRFDDANVPPGA from the coding sequence ATGAACGACGTATTTGCTGATCGACTCCCCCCACAAAATATTGAAGCTGAGCAAGCTGTGCTCGGAGCAATTTTATTGGAGCCATCAGCGCTCACAACCGCTTCAGAAATATTAATTCCCGAAGATTTTTATCGAGCTGCCCATCAAAAAATTTTCCGGACGATGTTGCAACTATCTGATCGTGGTGAACCAGTCGATTTAGTGACCGTTACATCAGAACTAGCAGATGCGAATGCCCTTGAAGAAATAGGGGGCGTTTCATATTTAACCGAGCTAGCGAATGCTGTTCCAACGGCGGCAAATGTACAATATTATGCGAAAATTGTAGAAGAAAAGTCCATTTTACGCCGTTTAATTCGTACAGCTACATCAATTGCCCAAGACGGCTATACGCGGGAAGATGAAGTAGAAGATGTGTTAAATGAAGCGGAGCGCAAAATTTTAGAAGTATCGCAACGAAAAAATACGAGCGGATTTCAAAATATAAAAGATGTGCTCGTTCAAGCATACGATAACATTGAAATGCTTCATAATCGCAAGGGTGAAATCACTGGAATTCCGACTGGATTTATTGAACTAGATCGGATGACGGCAGGGTTTCAACGAAGCGATTTTATTATTGTTGCTGCTCGTCCATCTGTCGGAAAAACTGCATTTGCATTAAATATTGCGCAAAATGTGGCGACGCGTACGGGTGAGAATGTGGCCATTTTCAGCTTAGAAATGGGTGCGCAACAGCTTGTGATGCGTATGCTTTGTGCAGAAGGAAACATTAACGCTCAAAACTTGCGGACGGGCAAACTCACACCGGAAGACTGGGGAAAGTTAACGATGGCGATGGGAAGCCTGTCAAATGCCGGTATTTTTATTGACGATACGCCGAACATTCGCGTAAGTGAAATTCGTGCCAAGTGTCGCCGCTTAAAACAAGAACAAGGACTTGGAATGGTATTAATCGATTACTTACAGCTTATTCAAGGAAGTGGACGAAACCGCGAAAATCGTCAACAAGAAGTATCGGAAATTTCTCGCTCGCTAAAAGCGTTAGCTCGTGAATTAGATGTTCCTGTCATCGCTTTATCTCAGCTTTCTCGTAGCGTAGAGCAGCGCCAAGATAAACGCCCGATGATGTCTGACTTGCGTGAATCAGGAAGTATTGAGCAAGATGCCGATATTGTCGCTTTTTTATATCGTGATGATTATTACGATAAAGAATCGGAAAACAAAAATATCATTGAAATTATTATCGCAAAACAACGGAACGGTCCGGTTGGTACTGTACAGCTTGCTTTTGTTAAAGAGTATAACAAGTTTGTCAACTTAGAGCGCCGCTTCGATGATGCAAACGTTCCGCCTGGAGCTTAA
- the rplI gene encoding 50S ribosomal protein L9: MKVIFLKDVKGKGKKGEVKNVADGYAQNFLFKQGLAIEATPANLKALEAQKNKQKKEAEEELARAKQLKEKIDTLTVELFAKAGEGGRLFGSITSKQIAEALQQQHDIKIDKRKIELDDAIRALGYTNVPVKLHPEVTATLKVHVQEQK, encoded by the coding sequence ATGAAAGTAATCTTTTTAAAAGACGTGAAAGGAAAAGGGAAAAAAGGAGAAGTAAAAAACGTTGCAGATGGTTATGCGCAAAACTTTTTATTTAAACAAGGTCTTGCGATTGAAGCAACGCCGGCGAACTTAAAAGCGTTAGAAGCGCAAAAAAATAAACAAAAGAAAGAAGCGGAAGAAGAATTAGCCCGCGCAAAACAATTGAAAGAAAAAATCGATACATTAACTGTGGAATTGTTTGCGAAAGCTGGTGAGGGAGGTCGTTTATTCGGTTCGATCACAAGCAAACAAATTGCTGAAGCGCTCCAGCAACAACATGACATTAAGATTGATAAACGTAAAATTGAATTAGATGATGCGATTCGGGCGCTTGGATATACGAATGTACCGGTTAAGCTTCATCCAGAAGTGACTGCGACATTAAAAGTACATGTGCAAGAGCAAAAGTAA
- a CDS encoding DHH family phosphoesterase: protein MSSLYEKQRHRYPLYVLIGITFILLVIVTYFEWVIGIVAAVLLGPTLFHVFRSYKVAQEEIEDYISTLSYRIKKVGEEALMGMPIGIMLINDELEIEWTNTFLSSCFGVDTLVGQSLYDVAEQLVPLMKKEATEEVITLHDRTFKVIIRREERLLYFFDITEQAELEKKYEQEKIVLGVIFLDNYDDVTQGMDDQTKSQLNSQVTSILNRWASEYGLFLKRTSSDRFVAVLNEHILQQLEKNKFSVLDEVREQTAKNHVPLTLSIGIGTNSPSLPELGALAQSSLDLALGRGGDQVAIKQPNGKVKFYGGKTNPMEKRTRVRARVISHALKELILESEQVFIMGHKYPDMDAIGAAIGILKVAQMNQKEAFIIIDSSRIDSGVQRLLEAVKKQTELWSRFISPEQALELATEDTLLVVVDTHKPSLVIEERLLLRLDRVVVIDHHRRGEEFIQDPILVYMEPYASSTSELVTELLEYQPKRSKLSMLEATALLAGIVVDTKSFTLRTGSRTFDAASYLRAQGADTTLVQKLLKENIEHYIKRAKIIENAIIDEHGFAIAKGNVNEAYDPVLIAQAADTLLSLHGVVASFVISKRNDQTIGISARSLGDVNVQLIMEKLDGGGHLTNAATQLTNVTIDEAEKRLRAAIREYIEGGKET from the coding sequence ATGTCCAGTTTGTATGAAAAGCAGAGGCATCGCTATCCCTTGTATGTTTTAATTGGTATTACGTTCATATTGCTTGTTATCGTGACGTACTTTGAATGGGTAATTGGGATAGTTGCTGCTGTGCTCCTTGGACCGACGTTATTTCACGTATTTCGATCGTATAAAGTCGCTCAAGAGGAAATTGAAGATTATATTTCTACCCTTTCTTACCGCATTAAAAAAGTTGGAGAAGAAGCGTTAATGGGTATGCCGATTGGCATCATGCTCATTAACGATGAGCTGGAAATTGAGTGGACAAACACTTTTCTATCTTCTTGTTTTGGAGTGGATACGTTAGTTGGCCAATCGTTATATGATGTTGCTGAGCAACTTGTTCCGTTAATGAAAAAAGAGGCAACCGAAGAAGTCATTACGTTACATGATCGAACGTTTAAAGTAATCATTCGGCGAGAAGAGAGGTTACTTTACTTTTTTGATATTACTGAACAAGCAGAACTAGAGAAAAAATACGAGCAAGAAAAAATCGTATTAGGAGTCATCTTTCTCGACAATTACGATGATGTAACGCAAGGAATGGACGATCAAACGAAAAGCCAGCTCAATAGTCAAGTGACGTCCATTTTAAACAGATGGGCGAGCGAATACGGGTTATTTTTAAAACGTACGTCGTCTGATCGATTTGTCGCTGTGTTAAATGAACATATTTTACAACAGCTAGAGAAAAATAAATTTTCTGTTTTAGATGAAGTGCGTGAGCAAACAGCGAAAAATCATGTGCCGTTAACGTTAAGTATCGGTATTGGAACAAATTCTCCTTCTTTGCCGGAATTAGGGGCATTGGCTCAGTCTAGTTTAGATTTAGCGCTTGGACGTGGTGGCGACCAAGTAGCGATTAAACAACCGAATGGCAAAGTGAAATTTTACGGCGGGAAAACAAATCCAATGGAAAAACGGACAAGAGTTCGGGCCCGCGTCATATCACATGCGCTAAAAGAGCTCATTTTAGAAAGTGAACAAGTGTTTATTATGGGACATAAATATCCCGATATGGACGCCATTGGTGCTGCCATCGGTATTTTAAAAGTGGCTCAAATGAATCAAAAAGAAGCGTTTATTATTATTGATTCGAGCCGCATTGATTCTGGGGTACAACGGTTGCTTGAGGCGGTCAAAAAGCAGACGGAACTTTGGTCTCGCTTTATTTCCCCTGAACAAGCATTAGAGTTAGCGACAGAAGATACGTTGCTCGTTGTCGTCGATACACATAAACCTTCTCTTGTGATTGAAGAACGGCTATTGTTGCGACTAGATCGGGTTGTAGTCATTGATCATCATCGTCGCGGTGAAGAATTCATTCAAGATCCGATTCTCGTTTATATGGAACCGTATGCGTCATCAACGTCAGAGTTAGTGACGGAATTGCTAGAATATCAACCGAAACGTTCGAAGCTTTCTATGCTTGAGGCGACAGCTTTATTAGCTGGGATTGTCGTTGATACGAAAAGTTTTACGTTGCGCACAGGATCACGAACGTTTGATGCCGCTTCATATTTACGGGCGCAAGGGGCGGATACAACACTTGTCCAAAAATTGTTAAAAGAAAATATTGAGCATTATATTAAACGTGCTAAAATAATTGAGAACGCTATCATTGATGAGCACGGTTTTGCGATTGCGAAAGGAAATGTGAACGAAGCGTATGATCCTGTTTTAATCGCTCAAGCAGCCGATACGTTATTATCTTTGCATGGTGTTGTCGCTTCGTTTGTCATCTCGAAGCGAAACGATCAAACGATTGGAATTAGCGCTCGTTCATTGGGAGATGTCAACGTTCAGTTAATTATGGAAAAACTTGATGGCGGAGGCCATTTAACGAATGCGGCGACTCAGCTTACCAATGTAACGATTGACGAAGCCGAAAAACGATTGCGAGCAGCTATTCGAGAATATATTGAAGGAGGTAAAGAAACATGA
- a CDS encoding YybS family protein: MKNARVLTEGAVQLAIFTVLLLLSLYMPVFGMVATFFLAIPFLLFTMRHTYKNGLFLLAASFIPSIWFGSLFSVPMTFMFASSGVAMGHVWRKHGEKYAVLLVGTLSFLVSMIIIYAGSVLFFDIHIGKQIEGIMQQSFQSAQNILEKIGQQANDQFEKTMKQTMDVVIDLLPTAFVFAAACFAWITQQAALPILKRLNMPIGNWQPFRELVLPKSLLWYYLATMLLLFFPIGHDSFLYIILINLFQILQLLMMIQGFSFIFYWTHHKHMGRKGAIAIVVLSLFFPFLLHLVRILGIIDLGFDLRKRLKD, encoded by the coding sequence GTGAAAAACGCGCGTGTATTAACAGAAGGGGCTGTGCAACTCGCCATTTTTACAGTGCTTCTTTTACTTAGTTTATATATGCCTGTATTCGGGATGGTTGCTACGTTTTTTTTAGCAATTCCATTTCTTTTATTTACGATGCGCCATACATATAAAAATGGCTTGTTTTTACTTGCTGCATCATTTATTCCATCCATTTGGTTCGGTTCACTTTTCTCTGTTCCGATGACATTTATGTTTGCAAGTAGTGGAGTGGCCATGGGGCATGTATGGCGAAAACATGGTGAAAAATACGCCGTTTTGCTCGTTGGTACGCTCTCTTTTTTAGTCAGCATGATCATCATTTATGCGGGTTCTGTTTTATTTTTTGACATTCACATTGGTAAACAAATTGAAGGAATCATGCAACAATCGTTTCAAAGTGCACAAAACATATTAGAAAAAATCGGGCAACAAGCGAACGACCAATTTGAAAAAACGATGAAACAAACGATGGATGTTGTTATCGATTTGTTGCCGACGGCGTTCGTTTTTGCTGCCGCATGTTTTGCTTGGATTACTCAACAAGCTGCCTTGCCTATTTTAAAGCGATTAAATATGCCGATTGGCAACTGGCAACCGTTTCGGGAACTCGTTTTACCAAAAAGCTTATTGTGGTACTATTTAGCGACAATGCTTTTATTATTTTTTCCGATCGGGCACGATTCATTTCTTTACATTATACTCATCAACTTATTTCAAATTTTGCAGTTGCTTATGATGATCCAAGGGTTCTCGTTCATTTTTTATTGGACGCATCATAAACATATGGGACGTAAAGGGGCCATTGCCATTGTTGTTCTATCGCTATTTTTCCCTTTTTTACTTCACCTCGTGCGAATATTAGGTATAATTGATTTAGGATTTGATTTGCGAAAGAGGTTGAAAGATTAA
- the rpsR gene encoding 30S ribosomal protein S18, which yields MAGRKGGRTKRRKVCYFTANGITHIDYKDVDTLKKFISERGKILPRRVTGTSAKYQRKLTIAIKRARQMALLPYVAGE from the coding sequence ATGGCAGGACGTAAAGGTGGACGCACAAAACGTCGTAAAGTTTGCTACTTTACAGCAAACGGAATTACACACATCGACTACAAAGATGTCGACACATTAAAGAAATTCATTTCTGAGCGCGGTAAAATTTTACCTCGTCGCGTAACAGGTACGAGCGCAAAATATCAACGTAAATTAACAATTGCGATCAAGCGTGCTCGTCAAATGGCTTTATTACCATACGTTGCGGGCGAATAA
- the ssb gene encoding single-stranded DNA-binding protein, with protein MINRVILVGRLTKDPELRYTPNGVAVATFTLAVNRTYTNQQGERETDFINCIVWRRQAENVANYLKKGSLAGLEGRIQTRSYENQEGKKVYVTEVVADSVQFLEPRGGGEQRGMASGSYGEPFPFGSNQNPNQGRSSGFSRIDDDPFANDGQPIDISDDDLPF; from the coding sequence ATGATTAATCGCGTAATTCTCGTCGGAAGACTGACGAAAGATCCGGAATTACGCTATACTCCAAATGGAGTTGCTGTTGCCACGTTTACGCTAGCGGTAAACCGAACATATACAAACCAACAAGGTGAACGTGAAACAGATTTTATTAACTGTATCGTTTGGCGCCGGCAAGCTGAAAATGTGGCGAACTATTTGAAAAAAGGTAGTTTAGCTGGATTAGAAGGTCGAATTCAAACGAGATCATATGAAAACCAAGAAGGAAAAAAAGTGTATGTGACAGAGGTTGTCGCCGATAGCGTGCAGTTTTTAGAGCCGCGAGGTGGCGGTGAGCAACGTGGCATGGCATCAGGCAGCTATGGCGAGCCGTTTCCATTTGGATCAAATCAGAACCCGAACCAAGGACGTAGCAGCGGATTTAGTCGAATTGATGATGATCCATTTGCGAACGATGGACAACCAATCGACATATCGGATGATGATTTGCCGTTTTAA
- the rpsF gene encoding 30S ribosomal protein S6, with translation MRKYEIMYIIRPNMEEEARKAVVERFNNVLTENGAEITNVKEWGKRRLAYEIEKFRDGYYMILNVVAKPAAVQEFDRLARISEDIIRHIVVKEEE, from the coding sequence ATGAGAAAGTACGAAATTATGTACATTATCCGTCCAAACATGGAAGAAGAAGCGAGAAAAGCAGTTGTTGAGCGTTTTAATAACGTGTTAACTGAAAATGGCGCAGAAATTACAAATGTAAAAGAATGGGGTAAGCGTCGTCTCGCTTATGAAATTGAAAAATTCCGTGACGGTTACTACATGATTTTAAACGTTGTTGCGAAACCAGCAGCGGTTCAAGAATTTGACCGTTTAGCACGCATCAGCGAAGATATCATTCGTCATATCGTCGTGAAGGAAGAAGAATAA
- the ychF gene encoding redox-regulated ATPase YchF: MGLTAGIVGLPNVGKSTLFNAITKAGAESANYPFCTIEPNVGIVEVPDERLKTLTKLFNPKRTVPTVFEFTDIAGIVKGASKGEGLGNKFLSHIRQVDAICQVVRCFADENITHVAGKVDPIADIETINLELIFADLETVDKRIDRVGKMAKQKDKEAVFEYDILSRLKETFEAGKPARTLSFTEEEMKVVKQLHLLTIKPMLYVANVGEEDLADPNSNEYVQQVKAFAKEDNAEVIVVCAKVEAEMAELDDEEKEMFLQELGIEQSGLDQLIRASYSLLGLATYFTAGEQEVRAWTFRKGMKAPQCAGIIHSDFERGFIRAETVSYEDLVAAGSMAAAREAGKVRLEGKDYEVQDGDIIHFRFNV, from the coding sequence ATGGGTTTAACAGCAGGGATTGTTGGTCTTCCGAACGTCGGAAAATCAACGTTGTTTAATGCGATTACAAAAGCAGGTGCCGAATCTGCCAACTATCCGTTTTGTACGATCGAACCAAACGTGGGGATCGTTGAAGTGCCAGATGAGCGACTAAAAACGTTGACAAAACTATTTAATCCAAAACGTACAGTTCCAACAGTATTTGAGTTTACAGATATTGCTGGTATTGTTAAAGGTGCTAGTAAAGGTGAGGGATTAGGAAATAAGTTTTTGTCGCATATTCGTCAAGTTGATGCGATCTGCCAAGTTGTGCGCTGTTTTGCTGATGAAAATATTACGCATGTGGCTGGAAAAGTCGATCCGATTGCCGATATTGAAACGATTAATTTAGAGCTTATTTTTGCTGACTTAGAAACCGTAGATAAGCGAATAGACCGCGTTGGAAAAATGGCTAAACAAAAAGATAAAGAAGCGGTGTTCGAATACGACATTTTAAGCCGTCTAAAGGAAACGTTTGAAGCAGGAAAACCAGCTAGAACACTTTCGTTTACAGAAGAAGAAATGAAAGTGGTAAAGCAATTGCATTTATTAACGATTAAACCGATGTTGTACGTTGCGAACGTTGGTGAAGAAGATTTAGCTGATCCGAACAGCAATGAGTACGTCCAACAAGTAAAAGCGTTCGCAAAAGAGGACAACGCAGAAGTGATCGTCGTTTGCGCTAAAGTCGAGGCGGAGATGGCAGAATTGGACGATGAAGAAAAAGAGATGTTTTTACAAGAACTCGGTATCGAACAATCTGGTTTAGACCAACTCATTCGCGCCTCATATAGCTTGCTTGGGTTAGCGACGTACTTTACAGCGGGTGAACAAGAAGTGCGCGCATGGACGTTCCGTAAAGGAATGAAGGCACCACAATGTGCAGGCATTATTCATTCTGATTTTGAACGAGGGTTTATTCGAGCAGAAACGGTATCATACGAAGATTTAGTGGCAGCAGGATCGATGGCGGCTGCTCGTGAAGCTGGAAAAGTACGCTTGGAAGGCAAAGATTACGAAGTGCAAGATGGCGATATTATTCATTTCCGTTTTAATGTCTAA
- a CDS encoding DUF951 domain-containing protein, protein MHDIVEMKKAHPCGTNRWKIIRMGMDIRIKCEGCGHSVLLPRKEFERKMKKVLVKHEE, encoded by the coding sequence ATGCATGATATCGTCGAAATGAAAAAGGCGCATCCTTGTGGGACAAATCGTTGGAAGATCATTCGAATGGGCATGGATATTCGCATCAAATGTGAAGGATGCGGTCATAGCGTTTTGTTACCACGGAAAGAATTCGAAAGAAAAATGAAAAAAGTGCTTGTCAAACATGAGGAATAG
- a CDS encoding mechanosensitive ion channel family protein, with protein sequence MEQVQKIYGRVVEKIIEGEWLVTVGVSLFKMIVIILLASILLKVVKLTIAKFFAVRQKAPIRLSERREATLMRLLNNMATYSIYFITFMMILDAFGVDIRAILAGAGIVGLAVGFGAQNLVRDIITGFFIILEDQFAVGDYVRIGTFEGHVEEIGLRTTKLKSFTGEVHILPNGSITQVTNFSLNNSVAVVDVGIAYEGDLEKAEAVIREVLQEMPNKYEDIVSPPELLGVQNLGPSEVIMRITCETKPMRHWHIARALRKEIKLRLDERGIEIPFPRLVLYNREQQAERA encoded by the coding sequence ATGGAGCAAGTGCAAAAAATATACGGTCGTGTCGTTGAAAAAATTATCGAAGGTGAATGGCTCGTTACAGTTGGTGTCAGTTTGTTTAAAATGATAGTGATCATTCTCTTAGCATCAATTTTGCTGAAGGTTGTCAAATTAACGATCGCAAAGTTTTTTGCTGTTCGGCAAAAAGCACCGATTCGATTATCTGAACGAAGAGAAGCAACATTGATGCGCTTATTAAACAATATGGCTACGTATAGCATTTACTTTATTACGTTTATGATGATTTTAGACGCCTTTGGTGTCGATATTCGTGCCATTTTAGCTGGCGCTGGCATCGTTGGACTTGCTGTTGGTTTCGGGGCACAAAACCTTGTTCGCGATATTATTACCGGCTTTTTTATTATCCTTGAAGATCAGTTTGCGGTTGGAGACTATGTACGTATCGGTACATTTGAAGGACATGTAGAAGAAATTGGTTTACGTACGACGAAGCTGAAAAGTTTTACAGGTGAAGTGCATATTTTGCCGAATGGGTCGATTACGCAAGTGACAAACTTTTCTTTAAATAATAGCGTGGCGGTTGTTGATGTAGGTATTGCTTATGAAGGTGATTTAGAAAAGGCGGAAGCTGTTATTCGTGAAGTGTTACAAGAAATGCCAAACAAATATGAAGATATTGTGAGCCCGCCAGAATTATTAGGCGTGCAAAATTTAGGACCGTCTGAAGTCATCATGCGCATTACGTGTGAAACGAAGCCGATGCGTCATTGGCATATCGCGCGCGCCTTGCGAAAAGAAATTAAGCTTCGTTTGGACGAGCGTGGCATTGAAATTCCGTTTCCTCGTTTAGTTCTTTATAATCGTGAACAACAAGCGGAACGTGCTTAA
- the yyaC gene encoding spore protease YyaC, with protein sequence MQNKFFYDEPDAVSQLASAILYLLPTSTHTPVVIVCIGTDRSTGDSLGPLVGTMLEQKGSLPFYVYGTLKDPIHAVNLEDKLKDIQQKHKHAFIIAVDACLGRVKNIGMISIEKGPLKPGAAVNKNLPSVGDAHITGIVNVSGFMEFFVLQNTRLHLVMNMAEMIATGIYEAGMQLKKQNRFASLKINELKYKLSE encoded by the coding sequence ATGCAAAACAAATTTTTTTACGATGAACCGGATGCAGTATCCCAACTTGCATCGGCCATTTTATATTTGCTTCCAACTTCTACACATACGCCTGTTGTCATCGTTTGCATCGGTACCGATCGTTCGACTGGCGATTCGCTTGGCCCACTTGTCGGCACGATGCTTGAACAAAAAGGATCGTTGCCGTTTTATGTGTACGGAACGTTAAAAGATCCGATTCATGCGGTGAATTTAGAAGATAAACTAAAAGACATTCAACAAAAACATAAACATGCATTTATTATCGCCGTCGATGCTTGTCTCGGGCGCGTAAAAAACATCGGGATGATTTCCATTGAAAAAGGTCCATTAAAACCTGGAGCTGCTGTCAATAAAAATCTCCCTTCTGTCGGTGACGCTCACATTACTGGCATTGTTAATGTAAGCGGATTTATGGAGTTTTTCGTGCTACAAAACACCCGACTTCATTTAGTAATGAATATGGCTGAAATGATTGCAACAGGTATTTATGAGGCCGGAATGCAGCTGAAAAAACAAAACCGATTCGCATCATTAAAGATAAACGAGCTGAAATATAAACTATCAGAATAA
- a CDS encoding DUF554 domain-containing protein produces MALLGTLVNGICIIIGALLGAVFKNIPERIKSTVMNGIGLSVVVLGVKMGLESDQFLIVIISLVFGGVLGEIWDIEEKLERLGVWVEKRIGYGAEGAIAKGFVSATLLFVVGSMAVVGALHSGLRGDHLILYTKSILDGFASIILTATFGIGVLFSAIPVVVYQGSIALMATQIDRFIPPSALEAFIAESTATGGILIMAIGLNMLNLTSVRVANLLPSILVNALIVAFMHMLF; encoded by the coding sequence TTGGCTTTACTCGGTACACTCGTTAACGGAATATGTATTATTATTGGGGCTCTATTAGGTGCTGTGTTTAAAAATATACCCGAGCGGATAAAATCTACGGTTATGAATGGAATTGGGCTTTCCGTTGTCGTCCTTGGTGTAAAAATGGGATTAGAAAGCGACCAATTTTTAATTGTTATTATTAGTTTAGTTTTCGGTGGAGTGCTAGGAGAAATATGGGATATTGAAGAAAAGCTTGAGAGATTAGGAGTTTGGGTAGAAAAAAGAATAGGATATGGAGCAGAAGGGGCAATTGCAAAAGGATTTGTGAGTGCCACGCTTTTGTTTGTTGTTGGTTCGATGGCTGTCGTCGGTGCGCTACATAGCGGATTAAGAGGCGATCATCTTATACTGTATACAAAATCGATTTTAGACGGCTTTGCGAGCATCATCTTAACCGCTACGTTTGGCATCGGCGTTCTTTTTTCAGCCATTCCTGTTGTTGTATATCAAGGTTCTATTGCCTTAATGGCTACGCAAATTGATCGGTTTATTCCGCCAAGCGCCCTCGAGGCATTTATTGCTGAATCGACCGCAACAGGCGGAATTTTAATTATGGCGATCGGATTAAATATGTTAAATCTTACGTCTGTTCGTGTAGCGAATTTATTGCCGAGCATTTTAGTTAATGCGTTAATTGTTGCTTTTATGCACATGTTATTCTGA